The Chryseobacterium nakagawai genome has a segment encoding these proteins:
- the sppA gene encoding signal peptide peptidase SppA: MRSFFKNVLANIVAIIILCAVFFVFFIMMLVFSSMGSDKSVVVKKNSVLTINLKTNIIDSPTEEQMDLFGLGSQNKNVLLYDVLEAINKAKTDDNIKGISIEMDDLNAGLTQIDDVRNAIEDFKKSGKFVYAYGNGVSQSAYYLGSVADQYYLHPAGGIELKGLSTEVTFFKDFADKYGIGIEVIRHGKFKSAVEPFLRNDISPENKEQLSTLLNDLWKNTSYKMATSRKIDTAQFRTIVDSLYGMIPEQGLKYKLADKLIQKSEYEDMLKTKLNVKDKEKLNKVSLTNYISSLTNEDKSGEKVAILYASGSINNGDQYNDIHSEKYVKYIKKLQEDDKVKAVVFRINSPGGSANASDEILFELQQLKKKKPLVVSFGDYAASGGYYVAMAADKIYSEPNTLTGSIGVFGVLPYYKDIANKNGIRADVVATNANSMYYSGLNGVTPYGVNMMTRSVEGTYKRFVHFVTQNRKKTFEQIDNVGGGRVWSGVRAKEIGLVDELGTLNDAVKFAAQKAGVKSYYVESYPKKMTPFEQIFKDLNEEDVSARIIKNKIGKANYEILQQITDKKLQSEVKMEMPYQIRINN, encoded by the coding sequence ATGAGAAGTTTCTTTAAAAATGTTTTGGCAAATATAGTAGCAATAATCATACTTTGCGCTGTGTTTTTCGTCTTTTTTATTATGATGCTTGTGTTTAGTTCTATGGGAAGCGACAAGTCTGTGGTAGTAAAAAAGAATTCGGTTCTAACGATTAATTTAAAGACCAATATAATAGACAGCCCTACAGAAGAACAAATGGATCTGTTTGGTTTAGGCAGCCAAAATAAGAATGTACTTCTTTATGATGTACTTGAGGCTATTAATAAAGCTAAAACTGATGATAATATTAAAGGGATCAGTATTGAGATGGATGACCTGAATGCAGGACTCACTCAAATTGACGATGTTAGAAATGCTATTGAAGATTTCAAGAAAAGTGGAAAGTTTGTATACGCTTACGGAAACGGAGTTTCTCAATCTGCTTATTATCTGGGGTCAGTAGCAGATCAGTATTATCTTCATCCTGCGGGAGGAATAGAATTGAAAGGACTTTCTACTGAGGTTACTTTCTTTAAGGATTTTGCAGACAAATATGGTATTGGAATAGAGGTGATCCGTCATGGTAAATTCAAGTCTGCGGTAGAGCCTTTCTTAAGAAATGATATTTCTCCGGAAAATAAAGAACAGCTAAGTACCCTGTTGAATGACCTTTGGAAAAATACATCTTATAAAATGGCAACGTCAAGAAAAATTGATACTGCTCAATTCAGAACGATTGTTGACAGCTTATATGGAATGATTCCTGAGCAGGGGTTAAAATATAAACTGGCAGATAAGCTTATCCAAAAATCAGAATATGAGGATATGCTTAAAACGAAGTTGAATGTAAAAGATAAAGAAAAACTGAATAAGGTCTCTTTAACCAACTATATCAGTTCTTTAACTAATGAAGATAAGTCAGGAGAAAAAGTAGCTATATTATATGCTTCTGGATCTATCAATAATGGTGATCAGTATAATGATATTCATTCTGAGAAGTATGTTAAGTATATTAAAAAGCTTCAGGAAGATGATAAAGTAAAAGCGGTTGTATTCAGAATTAACTCTCCTGGAGGAAGTGCGAATGCTTCAGATGAAATTTTATTTGAATTGCAGCAACTGAAAAAGAAAAAGCCATTGGTAGTTTCTTTTGGTGATTATGCAGCTTCTGGTGGTTATTATGTAGCGATGGCAGCAGATAAGATCTATTCGGAGCCTAATACACTTACAGGTTCTATTGGAGTATTTGGAGTATTACCTTATTATAAAGATATAGCCAATAAGAATGGTATTCGTGCAGATGTTGTGGCTACCAATGCTAACTCAATGTATTATTCAGGATTAAACGGAGTAACTCCTTATGGAGTAAACATGATGACGAGAAGTGTGGAAGGTACTTATAAAAGATTTGTACATTTCGTTACTCAAAACAGAAAGAAAACATTTGAACAAATTGATAATGTAGGTGGTGGTAGAGTATGGAGTGGTGTCCGTGCAAAGGAAATCGGTCTGGTAGATGAATTGGGAACTCTTAATGATGCGGTAAAGTTTGCAGCACAGAAAGCAGGGGTGAAATCTTACTATGTAGAATCTTATCCTAAGAAAATGACTCCATTCGAGCAAATCTTTAAAGATCTTAATGAAGAAGATGTTTCTGCAAGAATTATCAAAAATAAAATAGGAAAGGCGAACTATGAAATCTTACAACAGATTACAGACAAGAAATTACAGTCTGAGGTAAAAATGGAAATGCCTTACCAAATCAGAATCAACAACTAA
- a CDS encoding RidA family protein: MKKILVLMGTVIFQFSFSQKTMDPIVYKSSPKVFSIPGLSQSVSIDCGTSRMILLSGQVPLDSKGNLVGNNVEEQTHQIFKNIENILKEYEGTGKDIVKLTIFITDISKTPDFRKIRDEYVNLQNPPVSSLVEVNKLFRNDVLIEVEATAVIKNKR, translated from the coding sequence ATGAAGAAGATTCTTGTACTAATGGGCACAGTTATTTTTCAATTTTCATTCAGTCAGAAAACGATGGATCCTATAGTATACAAAAGTTCACCAAAAGTTTTCAGCATCCCGGGATTATCACAATCAGTAAGCATTGATTGCGGTACTTCCAGAATGATTTTATTATCTGGTCAGGTTCCTTTAGATTCAAAAGGAAACCTGGTGGGAAATAATGTAGAGGAACAGACCCATCAGATTTTCAAAAACATTGAAAATATTCTGAAGGAGTATGAAGGTACGGGGAAAGATATCGTCAAACTGACTATCTTCATCACAGACATCTCAAAAACCCCGGATTTCAGAAAAATAAGGGATGAATATGTCAATCTTCAGAATCCTCCCGTAAGCAGCCTTGTAGAGGTCAATAAGCTTTTCAGGAATGATGTACTGATAGAAGTAGAAGCCACAGCAGTGATTAAAAACAAAAGATAA
- a CDS encoding VanZ family protein: MLKKLYKIIILPYTLFLLYLMFFGMGRFQYEDNLITVEPVFSTIKFIQGAMSWKDIVIIVVGNIVMFIPFGFLGWIFPKLEDLKSLLFTFIPAITIVEGLQYFTRMGIFEVDDILLNTFGVYLGWLVCRCIEKRFSY; the protein is encoded by the coding sequence ATGTTAAAGAAATTATATAAAATTATTATTCTTCCTTACACCCTGTTTCTGCTTTATCTGATGTTTTTTGGAATGGGCAGGTTTCAGTATGAGGATAATCTGATTACGGTTGAGCCCGTGTTTTCCACCATAAAATTTATCCAGGGTGCAATGTCATGGAAGGATATTGTAATTATTGTGGTGGGAAATATTGTGATGTTTATTCCTTTTGGTTTCCTGGGCTGGATTTTTCCAAAACTGGAAGATCTGAAATCTTTACTTTTTACTTTTATACCAGCCATTACCATTGTGGAAGGACTTCAATATTTTACAAGAATGGGAATATTTGAGGTAGATGATATCCTCCTGAACACGTTCGGTGTGTATTTAGGATGGCTGGTGTGTAGGTGTATTGAAAAAAGATTTAGCTATTGA
- a CDS encoding GlsB/YeaQ/YmgE family stress response membrane protein, producing MGIITWILFGLIAGAIAKMIMPGTQGGGWLITIILGIIGAFVGGAIGVYILHWGDVTSFWNPRSWILAIGGALIVLWIYGMATKKS from the coding sequence ATGGGAATTATAACATGGATCTTATTCGGTCTTATTGCAGGTGCAATCGCTAAAATGATTATGCCGGGAACTCAAGGAGGAGGTTGGCTAATCACTATTATCCTAGGAATTATAGGAGCATTTGTAGGAGGAGCTATAGGAGTTTACATTCTACATTGGGGAGATGTTACTTCATTCTGGAATCCAAGAAGCTGGATTCTTGCCATCGGAGGAGCTTTGATTGTCCTCTGGATTTACGGAATGGCCACGAAGAAAAGCTAA
- the folK gene encoding 2-amino-4-hydroxy-6-hydroxymethyldihydropteridine diphosphokinase — MSQQKVVLLLGSNLGEQKKNLELALQKISDAGNHISQISEFLISDPVEFASSNIFCNIATIIFTHLSPIQLLDCIKEIEVEMGRINDSKVSGGYTDRIIDIDIITYNELNFRSERLEIPHKKHLFERDFSRILLKDFI; from the coding sequence ATGTCGCAACAAAAGGTAGTTTTGTTACTCGGAAGTAACCTAGGAGAGCAAAAAAAAAATTTAGAGCTTGCTTTACAGAAAATAAGTGATGCCGGAAATCACATTTCACAAATAAGCGAATTTTTGATATCAGATCCTGTAGAATTTGCCAGTTCCAATATTTTTTGTAATATTGCAACAATAATATTCACGCATCTTTCACCAATTCAGCTGCTTGATTGTATTAAAGAGATAGAAGTTGAAATGGGAAGAATTAATGATTCAAAAGTATCCGGAGGTTACACAGACAGGATAATAGATATTGATATCATTACGTATAATGAATTAAATTTTAGATCAGAAAGATTAGAAATCCCTCATAAAAAACATCTTTTTGAAAGGGATTTTTCCAGAATATTATTAAAAGATTTTATTTAA
- a CDS encoding DUF4295 family protein yields the protein MAKKVVATLQTGSKKMTKVVKMVKSSKSGAYVFEEKVMNADEVDGFLKK from the coding sequence ATGGCAAAGAAAGTAGTAGCAACCCTACAAACTGGGTCTAAGAAAATGACTAAAGTGGTGAAAATGGTGAAGTCTTCTAAATCAGGAGCTTACGTTTTCGAAGAAAAAGTAATGAATGCTGATGAAGTAGATGGTTTTTTGAAAAAATAA
- the proC gene encoding pyrroline-5-carboxylate reductase, with the protein MKIAILGAGNMGLSFSKSFLKYELIKPENLHLITRSHTKIFKITGEFPKSKTSTFDEVTELDADLIIIAVKPQDFQTVAQNFKFTLKDNQMVLSIMAGINIEKIQKSLNHPLVVRAMPNSPTLLGMGITGYTAADGISFSQLINIERLLNSTGRSVYLEDENLLDGVTALSGSGPAYFYYIIDAMIKAGIEMGIEENLSKLFVKQTMLGAYHLINNSEKNLEELIKDVASKGGTTEAALKTFEENNFKEILKLGILNAEKRAKELNS; encoded by the coding sequence ATGAAAATAGCTATTTTGGGAGCCGGAAACATGGGACTATCATTTTCAAAATCATTTTTGAAATATGAACTGATTAAGCCGGAAAACCTTCACCTGATTACCCGAAGCCATACTAAAATTTTTAAAATAACAGGTGAATTTCCCAAATCAAAAACATCCACCTTTGATGAAGTTACAGAGCTGGATGCAGACTTAATTATCATTGCCGTAAAACCACAGGATTTCCAGACAGTTGCTCAGAATTTTAAGTTTACCTTAAAGGATAATCAAATGGTTCTATCCATTATGGCTGGAATTAATATTGAGAAAATTCAAAAATCATTAAACCATCCACTCGTTGTAAGAGCAATGCCCAACTCTCCTACCCTTCTGGGAATGGGAATTACAGGTTATACGGCTGCAGATGGTATTTCCTTTAGCCAGCTTATCAACATTGAAAGATTATTAAACAGTACCGGGAGGTCTGTGTATTTAGAAGATGAAAATCTTTTGGATGGCGTTACCGCGCTTTCTGGAAGTGGGCCTGCTTATTTTTACTATATTATTGATGCTATGATTAAAGCAGGAATCGAAATGGGAATTGAAGAAAACCTTTCTAAATTATTTGTAAAACAAACCATGCTGGGAGCTTATCATCTCATTAATAATTCAGAAAAGAACCTTGAAGAACTGATCAAAGATGTAGCCTCCAAAGGTGGAACCACAGAAGCCGCTTTGAAAACTTTTGAAGAAAACAACTTTAAGGAAATTCTAAAACTGGGAATTTTAAATGCTGAAAAAAGAGCAAAAGAACTCAATAGCTAA
- the lnt gene encoding apolipoprotein N-acyltransferase, protein MKYVLLTLISAMLLSVSWPTYGVPFFIFFALVPLLMMEHGISKFSDYKRKSWMIFGLSYLCFVIWNIVTTGWLYGSKNPDGSHSLMAVVFPVLVNSLLYSLVFQCYHWYKNAQGTYWGLGFFIAIWMSFEKFHLGWELTWPWLNLGNVFSDYPKLIQWYDTLGATGGSFWILLINVLIFYTVRTWEAGRKKKDLIKNSSIIVALIAVPMIISIIKYNGFNEKPSGQVNVLMLQPDLDPYAEKYSKDSLTIEQDLLALAEKNSTTKIDYYIAPETSLPGRGSISETGIEKSLLLNNIKDFLSRHPGSVFATGISSHRLYFDPAALPKEAYQINPGVWVASYNTAIQLAPQQKTQIYHKGKLVPGVEIFPYMNVLKPILGDAMLNLGGTVASLGTDKERMAFSNPYNKGKMAPIICYESIYGEFVTDYVKKGANFLGIMTNDSWWGVTEGHKQLLSYAKLRAIETRREIARAANSGISAHINAKGEVMADTFYGDQTALFSKINLYEGMTFYSRAGDLLSRFSMFALGFLLFYYLIKRFQAKIKKA, encoded by the coding sequence ATGAAATACGTTCTGCTAACACTTATTTCAGCAATGCTGCTGTCGGTCTCTTGGCCTACTTATGGAGTTCCGTTTTTTATATTTTTCGCCCTCGTTCCTCTTCTCATGATGGAACATGGAATTTCAAAATTTTCAGACTATAAAAGAAAAAGCTGGATGATCTTCGGGCTATCCTATCTTTGCTTTGTTATCTGGAATATTGTCACTACAGGATGGCTGTATGGCTCTAAAAACCCGGATGGCAGTCACTCTCTGATGGCTGTTGTATTCCCGGTTCTTGTCAATTCACTTTTATATTCTTTGGTGTTCCAATGTTATCATTGGTATAAAAATGCACAGGGAACCTATTGGGGATTAGGATTCTTTATCGCCATCTGGATGAGCTTTGAAAAATTCCACTTAGGCTGGGAACTTACCTGGCCCTGGCTGAACTTAGGAAACGTGTTTTCAGATTATCCAAAACTGATTCAATGGTATGATACCTTAGGAGCAACCGGAGGAAGCTTCTGGATCTTATTAATCAATGTTCTCATTTTCTATACTGTAAGAACATGGGAAGCCGGAAGAAAGAAAAAAGATTTGATTAAAAACTCATCAATTATAGTAGCTTTAATTGCTGTTCCGATGATCATTTCAATCATTAAATATAACGGTTTTAATGAAAAGCCATCCGGGCAGGTTAATGTACTGATGCTTCAGCCTGATCTTGATCCTTATGCTGAAAAATATTCAAAAGACAGCTTAACGATCGAACAGGATCTTTTGGCACTGGCCGAGAAAAATTCAACAACAAAAATAGATTACTATATTGCCCCGGAAACATCCCTGCCAGGCAGAGGTTCTATTTCTGAAACAGGCATTGAAAAGAGTTTACTTTTAAATAATATCAAGGACTTTTTATCTAGACATCCCGGATCTGTTTTTGCAACAGGAATTTCCTCACATCGTTTGTATTTCGATCCCGCAGCACTACCAAAAGAAGCTTACCAGATCAATCCTGGAGTTTGGGTAGCAAGCTACAACACCGCTATTCAGCTTGCTCCACAACAAAAAACTCAGATCTATCACAAAGGAAAATTGGTTCCCGGTGTTGAAATTTTCCCTTATATGAATGTTTTAAAACCTATTTTAGGGGATGCCATGCTGAATTTAGGAGGAACAGTTGCTTCTTTAGGGACAGATAAAGAAAGAATGGCCTTTTCCAACCCTTACAACAAAGGAAAAATGGCGCCTATTATTTGCTACGAAAGTATTTATGGGGAATTTGTCACTGATTATGTAAAGAAGGGAGCTAACTTTCTGGGTATTATGACCAACGATTCCTGGTGGGGCGTTACAGAAGGACACAAGCAACTTTTATCTTATGCAAAATTAAGAGCTATTGAAACCAGAAGAGAAATTGCCCGTGCTGCCAACAGTGGAATTTCAGCCCATATCAATGCTAAAGGAGAAGTGATGGCAGATACCTTCTACGGAGACCAAACCGCATTATTTTCAAAGATCAATCTTTATGAAGGAATGACATTTTACTCAAGAGCAGGAGATCTTCTTTCGAGATTTTCAATGTTTGCTTTAGGGTTTTTATTATTCTATTATCTGATTAAAAGATTTCAGGCAAAAATCAAAAAAGCTTAG
- the ftsY gene encoding signal recognition particle-docking protein FtsY, protein MSWFKNIFKKEEKETLDKGLEKSSQGFFEKMTKAVVGKSKVDDEVLDDLEEVLIASDVGASTTIKIIERIEERVARDKYVGVNELDTILREEISGLLLENPHAGTGNIDASKKPYVIMVVGVNGVGKTTTIGKLAHQFKSEGKKVVLGAADTFRAAAVDQLVIWSERVGVPIVKQEMGSDPASVAFDTVQSAVAQNADVVIIDTAGRLHNKINLMNELSKIKRVMQKVIPDAPHEILLVLDGSTGQNAFEQAKQFTAATEVNALAVTKLDGTAKGGVVIGISDQFQIPVKYIGVGEKMQDLQLFNGTEFVDSFFKKR, encoded by the coding sequence ATGAGTTGGTTTAAAAATATTTTCAAAAAGGAAGAAAAAGAAACACTGGATAAAGGATTGGAAAAATCCAGCCAGGGGTTCTTTGAAAAAATGACGAAGGCCGTAGTCGGTAAAAGCAAAGTAGATGATGAAGTTCTGGATGATCTGGAAGAAGTACTGATTGCCTCTGACGTAGGCGCTTCCACTACCATTAAAATCATAGAGAGAATTGAAGAACGTGTTGCCCGCGACAAATATGTGGGCGTGAACGAACTGGATACCATTCTTCGTGAGGAAATTTCAGGATTACTTCTTGAAAATCCTCATGCAGGAACAGGAAATATCGATGCTTCAAAAAAACCTTACGTTATTATGGTCGTAGGAGTAAATGGAGTTGGAAAAACAACCACTATTGGAAAACTAGCTCACCAATTCAAATCCGAAGGCAAAAAAGTAGTTCTTGGAGCTGCTGATACCTTCAGAGCTGCTGCAGTAGATCAACTTGTTATATGGAGCGAGCGAGTGGGTGTTCCTATTGTAAAACAGGAAATGGGCTCTGATCCTGCCTCTGTAGCTTTTGATACCGTACAAAGTGCTGTAGCTCAAAATGCAGATGTTGTTATCATTGATACTGCAGGAAGACTTCATAATAAAATCAACCTGATGAACGAGCTTTCCAAGATTAAAAGAGTAATGCAAAAGGTGATTCCTGATGCTCCTCATGAAATCTTATTGGTTCTTGACGGTTCTACAGGACAAAATGCATTTGAACAGGCTAAACAATTTACAGCAGCAACAGAAGTGAATGCTTTAGCTGTGACAAAATTAGATGGAACAGCAAAAGGAGGTGTTGTTATCGGGATCTCAGATCAGTTCCAAATTCCAGTAAAATATATAGGAGTAGGTGAAAAAATGCAAGATCTGCAGCTTTTCAATGGTACGGAATTTGTAGACTCATTCTTCAAGAAAAGATGA
- the rpmG gene encoding 50S ribosomal protein L33 — MAKKGNRVQVILECTEHKESGMPGMSRYISTKNKKNTTERLELKKYNPVLKRSTLHKEIK; from the coding sequence ATGGCAAAAAAAGGAAATAGAGTTCAAGTAATCCTTGAATGTACAGAGCACAAAGAAAGCGGTATGCCAGGAATGTCTAGATACATTTCTACAAAAAATAAAAAGAACACAACAGAAAGATTGGAATTGAAAAAATACAATCCTGTTCTTAAGAGATCTACCCTTCACAAAGAAATTAAGTAA
- a CDS encoding T9SS type A sorting domain-containing protein, whose translation MKRIYILLSMLPVGLCAQNFTEIQTGMNNFYFSASDIADVDNNGTLDIVVNGAIDSDGDGSPDATYNEVYQNTGTTFQPYTDLGGDVTHLGDIKFIDYNNDGLMDIISTGLSYMDIVNYKHYRFKNTGVGFTREEELPGKIYGSLEVFDFNHDGKQDYAINGTQFAHGGGFRNTVDFYKNTGSGFDMTENWADGTQNGSFKMIDLNNDQLLDMVIIGSDINGDPVSKVYINQNGTLVDTQALDSLISGKLEVADFNADGFQDIVVAGKDANDDPYLAVLMNDGTGNLITHQITSEVSEASISVGDLNNDGYYDFMIAGDINYNAVVKSYLYNASSQTFTEGAITGLHSLGGPGTMQLFDFNNDNHLDVFLSGFDWASQDIPSLTKVFKNNATEQNAKPMAPTHLNLTKNGNRFNFTWSGATDDKTPVNALRYEIKVGSTPGSHNIAKYIVTTPSWFLDLDPSVQNVYWSVRSIDASKVYSDASAQGTLATKENTINREKDFVIYPNPTSDKVYMKGEKVSEAEIYSMEGRKLNVILNRDQSIDVSHLPKGVYLLKLKIKNEITTKKITIK comes from the coding sequence ATGAAGAGAATTTATATTCTATTGTCTATGCTGCCTGTTGGTTTATGTGCTCAGAATTTTACGGAGATACAGACCGGGATGAACAATTTTTATTTCTCAGCTTCTGATATCGCTGATGTAGATAATAATGGTACACTGGATATTGTAGTCAATGGAGCTATAGATTCAGATGGAGATGGGAGCCCTGATGCTACCTATAATGAAGTGTATCAGAATACGGGAACAACCTTTCAGCCTTATACGGACCTGGGTGGAGATGTAACGCATTTGGGCGATATAAAATTCATCGACTATAACAATGATGGGTTGATGGATATTATTTCTACCGGGTTGAGCTATATGGATATTGTAAACTATAAGCATTACCGTTTTAAAAATACCGGAGTAGGTTTCACAAGAGAGGAGGAGCTTCCGGGAAAAATTTATGGCTCGTTAGAAGTTTTTGACTTCAATCATGACGGAAAGCAGGACTATGCCATCAATGGGACCCAATTTGCTCATGGAGGAGGCTTCAGAAATACGGTTGATTTTTATAAAAATACAGGATCGGGCTTTGATATGACTGAAAATTGGGCTGATGGAACTCAAAATGGAAGCTTTAAAATGATAGATCTTAATAATGATCAGCTTTTGGATATGGTTATTATAGGCTCAGATATTAATGGTGATCCGGTTTCTAAAGTATATATTAATCAGAATGGAACATTGGTTGATACACAAGCTCTTGATTCTTTAATTTCAGGAAAACTGGAAGTGGCTGATTTTAATGCGGATGGTTTTCAGGATATTGTAGTGGCGGGTAAGGATGCGAATGATGACCCCTATCTCGCAGTTCTTATGAATGACGGAACCGGTAATTTAATCACTCACCAAATCACATCAGAGGTTTCTGAAGCCTCAATAAGTGTTGGAGATTTGAATAATGATGGATATTATGACTTTATGATTGCCGGAGATATTAATTATAACGCAGTTGTAAAATCTTATTTATATAATGCATCCAGCCAGACGTTTACTGAAGGGGCTATCACAGGCTTACACAGCTTAGGTGGACCGGGAACGATGCAGCTGTTTGATTTTAATAATGATAATCATTTGGATGTCTTTTTAAGTGGATTTGATTGGGCCAGCCAGGATATTCCCTCTTTGACAAAAGTTTTTAAAAATAATGCTACAGAGCAGAATGCAAAGCCAATGGCTCCAACGCATTTGAATCTGACTAAAAACGGAAACCGATTTAACTTTACATGGAGTGGAGCAACAGATGATAAAACTCCAGTTAATGCGCTACGTTATGAAATTAAAGTAGGATCTACACCAGGTTCACATAATATTGCCAAATATATTGTAACGACTCCTTCATGGTTTCTGGATCTTGATCCGTCTGTTCAAAATGTATACTGGAGTGTAAGATCAATTGATGCTTCAAAGGTATATTCTGATGCATCTGCACAAGGAACATTGGCAACGAAAGAGAATACGATCAATCGTGAAAAAGACTTTGTTATATATCCTAACCCAACTTCTGATAAAGTTTATATGAAAGGGGAGAAGGTTTCAGAAGCTGAGATCTATTCAATGGAAGGCCGAAAGCTGAATGTGATTTTAAACAGAGATCAGTCTATTGATGTATCTCATCTTCCTAAAGGAGTATATTTATTAAAACTGAAAATAAAAAACGAAATAACCACTAAAAAAATTACTATTAAATAA
- the rpmB gene encoding 50S ribosomal protein L28, protein MSRICQITGKRAMVGNNVSHANNKTKRRFEINLLEKKFYLPEQDKHVTLKVSAHGLRVINKIGIEEAIERATRNGLIKKN, encoded by the coding sequence ATGTCAAGAATTTGCCAAATAACAGGAAAGCGTGCAATGGTTGGTAACAACGTTTCTCACGCTAATAACAAAACGAAGCGTCGTTTTGAAATTAACTTATTAGAGAAGAAGTTTTACCTTCCAGAGCAAGATAAGCACGTTACACTGAAAGTATCAGCTCATGGATTGAGAGTGATTAACAAGATTGGAATCGAGGAAGCTATTGAAAGAGCTACAAGAAACGGATTGATTAAAAAGAATTAA
- a CDS encoding OmpA family protein encodes MKLGLLLLATTLPIAAFAQNSSTTVNSSTEYPNTFSSGSANVQPFDNKARRFRDWSISVGGGSAFMVHSALKSLRSDKTNWGYNAYISIDKQISHTFGLSLIYTRGETKQTGQLPGAPGIAAGVATGTTQFDQIALMGDINFSNLLRRVDNHSPYRWAFHGYGGIGLQGYRTSLHDNDRNRWSDNPKRTPLFVKQDLDINSVYYQAGLGLKYNVSPLIDVEARTMYIISGEQSFDGSGYNNSSYDPKAPTESGYRYTILNNRRSYNAWTVSLGVSFKLGKHLSHLAWHDPLQEAYYKTNVLENAATDFVVCEKGDQDNDGVCDDWDRQLDTPAGARVDGAGVALDMDLDGVIDLYDKCVTVPGPVENNGCPIK; translated from the coding sequence ATGAAATTAGGTTTATTATTATTGGCTACAACCTTGCCAATTGCAGCTTTCGCTCAGAATAGCAGTACTACAGTAAACTCTTCTACTGAGTATCCTAATACCTTCTCTTCAGGGTCAGCTAACGTACAGCCTTTTGACAACAAAGCCAGACGCTTCAGAGACTGGTCAATCTCCGTAGGAGGTGGTTCCGCATTTATGGTTCACTCTGCACTTAAATCTCTTCGTTCGGATAAGACGAATTGGGGATACAATGCTTATATAAGTATTGATAAGCAGATCTCACATACTTTCGGTTTAAGCCTTATTTACACCAGAGGAGAAACGAAACAAACAGGACAACTTCCTGGAGCTCCTGGAATAGCTGCGGGCGTAGCTACCGGAACTACACAGTTTGACCAAATCGCTTTGATGGGTGATATCAACTTTTCCAACTTATTAAGAAGAGTAGATAATCATTCCCCTTACAGATGGGCATTCCACGGGTATGGAGGAATTGGACTTCAAGGGTACAGAACTTCTTTACACGACAATGATCGAAACAGATGGAGTGACAATCCTAAAAGAACACCATTATTTGTAAAGCAGGACCTTGATATTAATTCTGTATATTATCAGGCTGGTTTAGGACTAAAGTATAATGTTTCACCACTTATTGATGTTGAAGCAAGAACCATGTATATTATCAGTGGGGAGCAGTCATTTGATGGTAGTGGATACAATAATTCAAGTTACGATCCTAAAGCGCCTACAGAATCAGGATATCGATATACAATCCTTAACAACAGAAGATCTTACAATGCCTGGACGGTATCTTTAGGAGTATCTTTCAAGTTAGGAAAGCATCTATCTCACCTAGCATGGCATGACCCACTTCAGGAAGCATACTACAAAACCAATGTTTTAGAAAATGCTGCTACAGACTTTGTTGTTTGTGAAAAAGGAGACCAGGACAATGATGGAGTATGTGATGATTGGGACAGACAACTTGATACTCCTGCAGGAGCAAGAGTAGATGGTGCCGGTGTTGCTTTAGATATGGATCTTGATGGTGTTATTGACTTATATGATAAGTGCGTAACCGTTCCTGGACCTGTTGAAAACAACGGATGCCCTATCAAATAA